In a genomic window of Theropithecus gelada isolate Dixy chromosome 15, Tgel_1.0, whole genome shotgun sequence:
- the PHF24 gene encoding PHD finger protein 24 isoform X1 — MGVLMSKRQTVEQVQKVSLAVSAFKDGLRDRPSIRRTGELPGSRRGTVEGSVQEVQEDKEAEAGTSAVQEERSAGRAAWERLRDGRGVEPEEFDRTSRFTPPAFIRPTRKLDDDKPPEICLEPREPVVNDEMCDVCEVWTAESLFPCRVCTRVFHDGCLRRMGYIQGDSAAEVMEMAHTETGWSCHYCDNINLLLTEEEMYSLTETFQRCKVIPDCSLTLEDFLRYRHQAAKRGDRDRALSEEQEEQAARQFAALDPEHRGHIEWPDFLSHESLLLLQQLRPQNSLLRLLTVKERERARAAFLARGSGSTISEAECHRAQHSWFCKQFPEAPSCSVSSISHVGPIADSSPASSSSKSQDKTLLPTEQESRFVDWPTFLQENVLYILAARPNSAAIHLKPPG; from the exons ATGGGGGTGTTGATGTCCAAGCGGCAGACAGTGGAGCAGGTGCAGAAGGTGAGTCTGGCTGTGTCTGCCTTCAAGGATGGGCTGCGGGACAGGCCTTCCATCCGACGCACAGGCGAGCTGCCAGGGTCCCGCCGTGGCACTGTAGAGGGCTCCGTCCAGGAGGTGCAGGAGGACAAAGAAGCAGAAGCAGGAACCTCGGCGGTCCAGGAAGAGAGAAGTGCCGGCCGTGCAGCCTGGGAGCGGCTCCGAGATGGGCGCGGCGTGGAGCCTGAGGAGTTTGACAGGACCAGCCGATTCACGCCCCCTGCCTTCATCCGCCCCACCCGGAAGCTGGATGATGACAAACCTCCAGAAATCTGCCTGGAGCCTAGAGAGCCT GTTGTCAACGATGAGATGTGTGATGTTTGCGAGGTCTGGACAGCTGAGAGCCTCTTCCCGTGCAGGGTCTGCACCAGGGTATTCCATGATGGCTGCCTGCGCCGCATGGGCTACATCCAAGGAGACAGTGCAGCGGAGGTGATGGAGATGGCCCACACAGAAACAGGCTGGAGCTGCCACTACTGT GACAACATCAACTTGCTGCTGACTGAGGAGGAAATGTACAGCCTCACGGAGACCTTTCAGAGGTGTAAAGTCATCCCTG ATTGCTCCCTGACACTGGAGGACTTTCTGCGCTACCGTCACCAAGCAGCCAAGCGGGGGGACCGTGACAGGGCCCTGAGTGAGGAGCAAGAAGAGCAGGCGGCCCGCCAGTTTGCTGCCCTGGATCCTGAACATCGAGGCCACATAGAGTGGCCTGACTTCTTGTCCCATGAGTCCCTCCTGCTTCTGCAGCAGTTGCGTCCCCAG AACTCTCTGTTGAGGCTTCTGACAGTGAAGGAGCGGGAACGAGCCCGAGCTGCCTTCCTGGCACGGGGCAGTGGGAGCACCATCAGTGAGGCAGAGTGCCACCGGGCCCAGCACTCTTGGTTTTGCAAACAGTTCCCAGAGGCTCCTTCCTGCAGTGTCAG CAGTATCAGCCATGTGGGTCCCATTGCAGATAGcagcccagccagcagcagcagcaagagtCAGGACAAGACCCTGCTGCCCACAGAGCAGGAGTCCAG ATTTGTGGACTGGCCTACCTTCCTGCAAGAGAATGTCCTCTACATCCTGGCTGCTCGCCCCAACAGCGCAGCCATTCACCTGAAACCCCCAGGATAG
- the PHF24 gene encoding PHD finger protein 24 isoform X2: MGVLMSKRQTVEQVQKVSLAVSAFKDGLRDRPSIRRTGELPGSRRGTVEGSVQEVQEDKEAEAGTSAVQEERSAGRAAWERLRDGRGVEPEEFDRTSRFTPPAFIRPTRKLDDDKPPEICLEPREPVVNDEMCDVCEVWTAESLFPCRVCTRVFHDGCLRRMGYIQGDSAAEVMEMAHTETGWSCHYCDNINLLLTEEEMYSLTETFQRCKVIPDCSLTLEDFLRYRHQAAKRGDRDRALSEEQEEQAARQFAALDPEHRGHIEWPDFLSHESLLLLQQLRPQNSLLRLLTVKERERARAAFLARGSGSTISEAECHRAQHSWFCKQFPEAPSCSVSISHVGPIADSSPASSSSKSQDKTLLPTEQESRFVDWPTFLQENVLYILAARPNSAAIHLKPPG, from the exons ATGGGGGTGTTGATGTCCAAGCGGCAGACAGTGGAGCAGGTGCAGAAGGTGAGTCTGGCTGTGTCTGCCTTCAAGGATGGGCTGCGGGACAGGCCTTCCATCCGACGCACAGGCGAGCTGCCAGGGTCCCGCCGTGGCACTGTAGAGGGCTCCGTCCAGGAGGTGCAGGAGGACAAAGAAGCAGAAGCAGGAACCTCGGCGGTCCAGGAAGAGAGAAGTGCCGGCCGTGCAGCCTGGGAGCGGCTCCGAGATGGGCGCGGCGTGGAGCCTGAGGAGTTTGACAGGACCAGCCGATTCACGCCCCCTGCCTTCATCCGCCCCACCCGGAAGCTGGATGATGACAAACCTCCAGAAATCTGCCTGGAGCCTAGAGAGCCT GTTGTCAACGATGAGATGTGTGATGTTTGCGAGGTCTGGACAGCTGAGAGCCTCTTCCCGTGCAGGGTCTGCACCAGGGTATTCCATGATGGCTGCCTGCGCCGCATGGGCTACATCCAAGGAGACAGTGCAGCGGAGGTGATGGAGATGGCCCACACAGAAACAGGCTGGAGCTGCCACTACTGT GACAACATCAACTTGCTGCTGACTGAGGAGGAAATGTACAGCCTCACGGAGACCTTTCAGAGGTGTAAAGTCATCCCTG ATTGCTCCCTGACACTGGAGGACTTTCTGCGCTACCGTCACCAAGCAGCCAAGCGGGGGGACCGTGACAGGGCCCTGAGTGAGGAGCAAGAAGAGCAGGCGGCCCGCCAGTTTGCTGCCCTGGATCCTGAACATCGAGGCCACATAGAGTGGCCTGACTTCTTGTCCCATGAGTCCCTCCTGCTTCTGCAGCAGTTGCGTCCCCAG AACTCTCTGTTGAGGCTTCTGACAGTGAAGGAGCGGGAACGAGCCCGAGCTGCCTTCCTGGCACGGGGCAGTGGGAGCACCATCAGTGAGGCAGAGTGCCACCGGGCCCAGCACTCTTGGTTTTGCAAACAGTTCCCAGAGGCTCCTTCCTGCAGTGTCAG TATCAGCCATGTGGGTCCCATTGCAGATAGcagcccagccagcagcagcagcaagagtCAGGACAAGACCCTGCTGCCCACAGAGCAGGAGTCCAG ATTTGTGGACTGGCCTACCTTCCTGCAAGAGAATGTCCTCTACATCCTGGCTGCTCGCCCCAACAGCGCAGCCATTCACCTGAAACCCCCAGGATAG